The sequence below is a genomic window from Salicibibacter cibarius.
GGATTCCCTTCCGCGTTAACTTCGGAAACGACCGCTTGCAAATCTTCCCTATTCATCCCCATCACTGCTGCCATCCCGCCTTCGCCAGCCGGCACTGCAGCTTCCATTAATTCGCCTCTTTTGCGAACAACCGAGACGGCGTCCTTAAAATCGATAACATTGGCGGCGACAAGGGCGCTGTATTCCCCGAGGCTGTGTCCGGCGACGTAATCCGGCTGCAAACCGCTTTCGGAAAAAAGTTGCAATACCGCGGTGCTCACCGTTAATAACGCCGGTTGCGCGTTTGCCGTTTTTTTTAATTCTTCTTCCGGGCCGTTTTTCATCAAGTCGGAAAGGGAAAAGCCGAGGGCTTCGTCCGCTTCAGTCAAAACCGCCTGCGCCACTTTGTTTTCCGCAGCCGCGGTTATGCCCATTCCGATCGCTTGCGAGCCTTGTCCCGGAAACAAAAAGGCCGTTTTCCCCATGTCATTCCCTCCTCTGTTTTTGCAAATCAGCTGCGATAACACCTGCTACATCTTCGGAAACCATCTGCCTGGCTTGGCGTATGGCATGAAAAAAAGCGGTGTGATCAGACGAACCATGGGCTTTTACTACAGGCGCCTTCAAGCCAAACAAACCGGCACCCCCGTAATGGGAATAGCTTAATTTTTGCTTGATTCCCTTAAATGAAGGCTTCAAAGCTGCTGCCGCCAGTTTGTTTTTCATCGTCGAGCTGAGCTCCGTTTTTAAAATGGAAAACAGCGCTTCAGCTGTACCTTCGATGGATTTCAGTAAAATATTTCCGGAAAAGCCGTCGCAAACGACGACATCGCAAACACCGTTCAATACATCTCGTGCCTCGACATTGCCGATGAATGTAAAGTTGGCTTCTTGCATTTGTTCATATGCTTGTTTGGATAATTCATTGCCTTTTCCTTCTTCGGCACCGATGTTTAGCAATCCTACCTTCGGTTGTTTGCGATTTTTGACGCGGCGCATATAGACATCGCCCATAATGCCGTATTGGAACAAATGAGCCGCGCGCGCTTCAATGTTGGCGCCCACATCCAAGAGAAGGAACCCTTCCCCGTCAAGAGTCGGCAGCATCGGTGCCAGCGCCGGGCGCTCCAACCCTTCAATGCGTCCGATTTGCAATAAACCGGTGGACATCAGTGCGCCCGTATTGCCCGCGGATATACTCGCGTCCGCCCGGCTTTCGCGCACTTCCTTGACGGCCAGAACCATCGAGGAATCTTTTTTACGGCGCACCGCCTGGGTCGGGGTCTCATCATTTTCGATCACACTCGTCGTGTGCAACACTTTTATGCGCTCATGGCCCGATAGATGAGGGTTAATCTTCTCCTCATCACCAACGAGTGTCACTTCAAGGTCTTCAAATGCCCGGACAGCTGCTAACGTCCCGGCTACTTGTGCTTTCGGGGCATTGTCGCCTCCCATTGCGTCTATGGCTATTTTCATCGAATGTGCTCCTTTATCTTGCGTTTTTCATGCTTCTTTTCCTCTCGACATGACGAACTCCCCTTTGAAAACGAGGGTTTGGTTGACATAGCTTTTCACGGTAATCACCGGAAAGCCGTGACTGCGTTTTTTTATTTTTGCCTTCGCCACAACCCGTTCACCAGTGTAGACTTGGCGCGTGAAACGAATGTTCGCCCGCCCGGTGACCGCGAACGCGTCGTTGATGATGGCAACCGCGAGCGAGTTCGCCTGCGCGAAGAGGTGATGGCCCCTCGCGATGCCGTTGCGCGTAAATACATGGTCATCGGTAATATCGAGGATGGAAATCGCCTGTTCATCCAATTGCAAATCGACGATTTCTCCGATTACTTCTTCGTTTTGTAAGGCTCGCACATCATCATGATTTGTTTCGGCGAGTTGCTTGATGCGCGTTCGGACTTCCGGAATTCTTAACTCGGACCGATCGAGGCGAATCGTTTGCACACTGACGCCAAAACGCTCGGCCAAGGCCTCATCCGTAATAAAAGGATCGGCTTCTATTGTGTCTTCCAGTTCCTGTTTTCGTACAGCTTTCGTTTTTTTCATCTCGCTTGTGCCAAGGAGGCTCCTTCTTAGATAAACTTGGCTTTCGCCAACCCCCTCTCAGGGTTATATTGTGCGACTAGGACTTGGTACTAATTTTGAAGCAAACATGCATGAAAATCAAGTCTCTGATGGTGAAAAATGGAGGGCGCTCGTTTCCATGGCAACCGGTTTGGCAGGAAATCCGCTAATTCGGTCGCCATGCGCAGGTCATAGCGACCGAACCGGCGGGTCTACTCCGGCTTCAGGCTCCATGAGCGCTCCATGGTGACCGAATCGGCCGGACTGCTCCGGTTTCAGGCTCCATAAACGCTTCATGGCGACCGAACCAACGGGACTACTCCTATTTCGAGCTCCATAGGCGCTCCATGGTGACCGAATCAGCGTGGCTGCACCGGTTTCGGGCTCCATAAACGCTCCATGGCGCCCGAACCGACGAGACAGTCTCTGTTTCGGGCTTCATAGGCGCTCCATGGCGACCGGATCGGCGAGACAACTCCAATTTCGGGCTCCATGGACGGGCGCATTGACTACCATATTGGCAGCGACATCCCGTTTTCTCGTGTTCCATCTTCTTAATCCAATTTTTCCCCGGAAGTTGCGCCTGATCCTTGCACGTAGTCTCGCAAAAGTTGATAATCCGGATGATTCCAAAATGCCTCCGAGTCGAGCAACGTGCTCGCATCTTGCCGGGCGGTGTCCAACGCCCGGTAATCATGGACGGGATCGGCGAGGCGGAACTCGGGCATGCCGCTTTGTTTTTGTCCGAGAAGGTCGCCCGGGCCGCGCAACTGCAAGTCTTTTTCCGCCAAAACAAACCCGTCGGTCGTCTCGGCCATAATACGCATGCGTTCTTTTCCTGTTTCCGACGCGGGATCGCTCAGCAATATGCAATAGGACTGGGACTCGCCGCGCCCAACGCGTCCGCGAAGCTGATGGAGTTGTGAGAGCCCAAAGCGGTCCGCATCATAAATGACCATGATCGTGGCGTTGGCAACATTGACGCCTACCTCCACGACGGTTGTGGCCACGAGGACATCAATGGCTCCGCTCGTAAATTCATCCATCGCCGTTTCTTTTTCTTCGTCCCGCAAACGGCCATGCAAAAGCCCGATGTGGTTACCAGGCATTAGTTCTTCCAATTGGGCGTGGATATCGATCGCGTTTTGCACGTCCAATTGCTCGGATTCTTCAATGAGCGGACAGATGACGTATGCTTGTTTTCCCGCGGACGTTTCTTTGCGGACAAAAGCAATGACGCGCTCGAGCATATCGGGTTTTGCCCAGTACGTTTTCACGGCTTTTCGCCCGCTCGGCTGTTCATCAATACGGGACACGTCCATATCACCGTATGCCGTTATCGCGAGCGTGCGGGGAATAGGGGTTGCCGTCATAAACAAAGCGTCCGGATTCCCTTTATCCCGCAGTGCTCGCCGTTGTTCCACGCCGAAACGGTGCTGTTCATCGGTGATAACGAGGCCAAGATCATGAAAAGGAACCGTCGACTGGATCAACGCGTGCGTGCCGACGATCACCGAAATCTCACCGCTCTCCAGGCCGGCATGGATTTCCCTGCGGCGGGCGGCTTTCGTTGAACCGGTCAAAAGCGCGAGTTCCATGCCGTAGAGATGAAAAAATTCAGCAAGGCTTTCGGCATGTTGAGAAGCGAGGATCTCGGTCGGCACCATCAACGCGGTTTGCTTCCCAGCACTCACGACCGCGTACATGGCGCACGCGGCGACGACGGTTTTCCCAGAACCGACGTCCCCTTGCAGGAGCCGATTCATCTTATGATCTGCTTGAATGTCGGCGAGAATTTCACGAAGCGAACGCACCTGTGCATCGGTAAGTGCAAACGGAAGCCCCTGCACAAATCGGCGGGTAGCGGCTTCATCGATCTCTGTCGGCTGCGCCCGTTCATTTTTTCTGCGCGTGCGTTTATACGCCTGGATGCGTAATTGAAAACGGAGGAATTCCTCGTAAACAACACGGCGTCTCGCGTTTTTAAGCGCTTGCGCGTTTTCCGGTTGATGAAGCGTCGAAAGGGCATCGGCGATCGTCGGCAACTTGTATTTTTTTCGCAAGGAAGCAGGGAGCACTTCCTCCGGAAACACACCTTGTTGGATGACTTGTTTAATCCAGTTTTCCAATTGGCGGACCGTCAGTTTGCCGGTTATGGTATACACGGGGGAATAGGCGCGCGTCTCATCAACGTCTCCGAACTCGATTCTTTGGGCAGTGAGCGTGGCGCGATACCGATCCCACTTTCCGGTCACATTCACTTTCGTCTCCGGTTGAAGCTTATTTTTTAAAAACGCACGATTAAAAGCGACGACTTGAACGAGGTGCCCATCGGCAAATAAACGAAAAGAAAGACGGTTTTTTTTGGCCCCGTAGTATTTGACATTGGGCGGCCCTTGAACGGTGCCGGCAAGGGTGGCTTGCGCATCGTGTTCCAATTCTTCCACCGGGCGGATGGCCACATTTTCATAGCGATGGGGCAAATGCCAGAGCAAATCTTCCCATGTGAAAATACCGAGGCGGTTCAACTCCTTTACCGTCTCCGGGCCTACGCCTTTTAGCGCCTCAATACTCGTTTGCGTTTTTTTTAGGCTTGTCATGGTTGTTTCACGCGCCTCCGTTGCCGTTTTTCACTCTCCGGGTGCTGATGCGTGGGTCATTGGACGTGGCTGGCGACCTAACGTCTGATACGATCATGCGTTAGGGCAAGACCTACCCATGACCTATCCAATGCGTACACCTAGGGCTAATCCCTTCCCTCGTTTTCTTGTGCCGGAGCGGCCGTCACCGCGATTGTTCCCGGTCCAACGTGCGCGCCGATGACGGCTCCGATTTCCGTCGTCACGTCAGACACAACGTTGAGCTTTGCCTTCACGTCTGTAGCCATCGTTTCCGCCGTATCAGCGGCAATCGCGTTGGAAAGGCCTAAGTGAATCGGTTGATCCCCATAAATTGTTTCAAGCTCGGTGACGATCCGCGCCATCGCCTTTTTGCGCCCCCGGACTTTCTCGTATGGATAGACTTCTCCTTCTTCGGTCAGCGACAGAATCGGTTTCATTTTTAATAGCGATCCGAGCAGCGCCGAAGCTTTCCCAATCCGCCCGTTTTTTTCCAAATATTCAAGGGTATCCACCATGAAAAAAACCTTTGTATGTTGCAATAAGTGTTCAAGCCGTTCTCGACATTCATCGCTGTCGGCACCGTTTTTGGCGAGGCGGGCTATATCGGTAACAATAATGCCGAACGCATAGCTTGCCCGTTTGGAATCAATGACTTCGACATTTGCCTCCGCTTCTTCCGCTCCGAGCGTTGCCGCTTGATACGTCCCGCTTAATTGGGACGATAAATGAATGGAAAAAATAACTGTATCTTCCTCCGCGAGCCGATTGTAAAGCGTCTCAAAATCATAAGGGGATGGTTGGGAGGTCGTCGGCATAACGCCGCTTTTTTGTAATTTTTCATAAAAACCCGACGGGGTTAACGTTTCTCCGTCCGTGTACGTTTCATTTTCCCCAAAATTAACATTTAACGGAACGACTGTAATGTCCAATTCTTCCAATAAATCCTTTGGAATGTCCGCGGTACTGTCTGTCACCACTTTTACCCGTGCCATACGTATCCCCCTCGTATAATAGGGAGGTGAGCGCCTCCCCGGATTCTCCTCTACTCGGCCGACAGAATGTAATGATAGAGCGGTTGCTTCCCGTCATGAATTTCCGTTTCCACGTCTTCGTAGCGCTCTTCCACATGGGAAGCAAGCGCTTCCGTGCAGTCCTCATCCGCATCTTCGCCGGCGATGACCGTAAGCATTTCAATCTCTTGATCGATCATGGCTTCGGCAGTCTTTTTCAGCGTTTCTTCCAATGTTTCTCCGGAACTAACGATTTCACCTTCGAGGAGCCCCATGAAATCGTTCTCCTTTATATCTACGCCTCCAATAGTGGTATCGCGAATCGCCTTTGTAACGCTGGCGCTTTTCACCGTTGACATGCCTTCGTTCATCGCCTCTGCATTGGCAGCGACGTCT
It includes:
- the plsX gene encoding phosphate acyltransferase PlsX, whose protein sequence is MKIAIDAMGGDNAPKAQVAGTLAAVRAFEDLEVTLVGDEEKINPHLSGHERIKVLHTTSVIENDETPTQAVRRKKDSSMVLAVKEVRESRADASISAGNTGALMSTGLLQIGRIEGLERPALAPMLPTLDGEGFLLLDVGANIEARAAHLFQYGIMGDVYMRRVKNRKQPKVGLLNIGAEEGKGNELSKQAYEQMQEANFTFIGNVEARDVLNGVCDVVVCDGFSGNILLKSIEGTAEALFSILKTELSSTMKNKLAAAALKPSFKGIKQKLSYSHYGGAGLFGLKAPVVKAHGSSDHTAFFHAIRQARQMVSEDVAGVIAADLQKQRRE
- a CDS encoding DegV family protein, yielding MARVKVVTDSTADIPKDLLEELDITVVPLNVNFGENETYTDGETLTPSGFYEKLQKSGVMPTTSQPSPYDFETLYNRLAEEDTVIFSIHLSSQLSGTYQAATLGAEEAEANVEVIDSKRASYAFGIIVTDIARLAKNGADSDECRERLEHLLQHTKVFFMVDTLEYLEKNGRIGKASALLGSLLKMKPILSLTEEGEVYPYEKVRGRKKAMARIVTELETIYGDQPIHLGLSNAIAADTAETMATDVKAKLNVVSDVTTEIGAVIGAHVGPGTIAVTAAPAQENEGRD
- the fapR gene encoding transcription factor FapR — its product is MKKTKAVRKQELEDTIEADPFITDEALAERFGVSVQTIRLDRSELRIPEVRTRIKQLAETNHDDVRALQNEEVIGEIVDLQLDEQAISILDITDDHVFTRNGIARGHHLFAQANSLAVAIINDAFAVTGRANIRFTRQVYTGERVVAKAKIKKRSHGFPVITVKSYVNQTLVFKGEFVMSRGKEA
- the recG gene encoding ATP-dependent DNA helicase RecG is translated as MTSLKKTQTSIEALKGVGPETVKELNRLGIFTWEDLLWHLPHRYENVAIRPVEELEHDAQATLAGTVQGPPNVKYYGAKKNRLSFRLFADGHLVQVVAFNRAFLKNKLQPETKVNVTGKWDRYRATLTAQRIEFGDVDETRAYSPVYTITGKLTVRQLENWIKQVIQQGVFPEEVLPASLRKKYKLPTIADALSTLHQPENAQALKNARRRVVYEEFLRFQLRIQAYKRTRRKNERAQPTEIDEAATRRFVQGLPFALTDAQVRSLREILADIQADHKMNRLLQGDVGSGKTVVAACAMYAVVSAGKQTALMVPTEILASQHAESLAEFFHLYGMELALLTGSTKAARRREIHAGLESGEISVIVGTHALIQSTVPFHDLGLVITDEQHRFGVEQRRALRDKGNPDALFMTATPIPRTLAITAYGDMDVSRIDEQPSGRKAVKTYWAKPDMLERVIAFVRKETSAGKQAYVICPLIEESEQLDVQNAIDIHAQLEELMPGNHIGLLHGRLRDEEKETAMDEFTSGAIDVLVATTVVEVGVNVANATIMVIYDADRFGLSQLHQLRGRVGRGESQSYCILLSDPASETGKERMRIMAETTDGFVLAEKDLQLRGPGDLLGQKQSGMPEFRLADPVHDYRALDTARQDASTLLDSEAFWNHPDYQLLRDYVQGSGATSGEKLD